The following are encoded together in the Tepidiforma bonchosmolovskayae genome:
- a CDS encoding HNH endonuclease → MPARLCLRCGQRTQSGSLCARCAALEVTSGSPAAVPTGSGWRWQRLREQVLARDGGRCQLCGQPAQQVDHIVPRADGGSDALDNLRAVCGRCHRIVTRAWRRRRGS, encoded by the coding sequence ATGCCGGCGCGGCTGTGTCTCCGGTGCGGTCAGCGGACGCAGTCGGGATCGCTCTGCGCGAGGTGCGCCGCCCTCGAGGTGACGTCTGGTTCGCCGGCGGCTGTGCCGACCGGATCCGGCTGGCGCTGGCAACGGCTGCGCGAGCAGGTGCTGGCGCGCGACGGCGGGCGATGCCAGCTGTGCGGCCAGCCGGCGCAGCAGGTCGACCACATCGTCCCGCGGGCGGACGGTGGGAGCGACGCGCTCGACAACCTCCGCGCGGTATGCGGCAGGTGCCATCGCATCGTGACGAGAGCTTGGCGAAGACGGAGGGGGAGTTGA
- a CDS encoding helix-turn-helix domain-containing protein has product MSGWMPDSPLLTVAETARVLRVSESALREWMRHHRDGRPRVPHIRLGRRVLIPRAWVDGVIASAGNAQPPGGGPRAA; this is encoded by the coding sequence ATGAGCGGCTGGATGCCCGACAGCCCGCTGCTCACAGTCGCCGAGACGGCACGCGTGCTGCGGGTGAGCGAGTCCGCTCTGCGCGAGTGGATGCGGCATCACCGCGACGGCCGGCCGCGGGTGCCGCACATCCGCCTGGGGCGGCGGGTGCTCATCCCGCGCGCGTGGGTGGATGGCGTGATTGCGAGCGCCGGAAATGCGCAGCCCCCGGGTGGGGGCCCGAGGGCTGCTTAG
- a CDS encoding helix-turn-helix domain-containing protein, with amino-acid sequence MNVGTKHRTSPSNVRLRQLVEASGLRHMVIAERSGIRRDVLSKLLTGRRPLSWEYVARLAPVLGVPMEAFAEGER; translated from the coding sequence ATGAATGTTGGCACCAAACACCGCACCTCTCCAAGCAACGTCCGCCTGCGCCAGCTGGTCGAGGCATCGGGCCTCAGGCACATGGTGATTGCCGAACGATCCGGGATTCGCAGAGACGTCCTGAGCAAGCTTCTCACTGGCCGGCGACCACTTTCTTGGGAGTACGTGGCCCGCCTTGCGCCGGTGCTCGGCGTTCCCATGGAGGCATTTGCGGAGGGCGAGAGATGA
- a CDS encoding helix-turn-helix transcriptional regulator, producing MTETRRAVSIPVILREFLDRERMTQGQLAVRLQVNPSQVSNWLSGKANPSLENALAIARVTGLPARQVLEAAGYAAPDDVQAPPIPPWLADLLAQLNDRELEIVGLTARGLLRLREERAQAEAQQPPAPQPPPAAEPAAPQPGRPRRRQ from the coding sequence GTGACCGAAACTCGCCGGGCCGTCTCCATCCCTGTTATCCTGCGCGAATTTTTAGACCGCGAGCGAATGACCCAAGGCCAACTGGCCGTCAGGCTGCAGGTAAACCCGTCGCAGGTCAGCAACTGGCTCAGCGGCAAGGCGAATCCGTCCCTCGAAAATGCGCTAGCCATCGCTCGAGTCACCGGTCTCCCGGCCCGGCAGGTTCTCGAAGCCGCCGGTTACGCGGCGCCGGATGATGTCCAAGCACCGCCGATTCCTCCCTGGTTGGCCGATCTTCTGGCTCAGCTGAACGATCGCGAACTTGAGATTGTTGGACTGACAGCGCGAGGACTCCTTCGGCTTCGAGAGGAGAGGGCACAAGCCGAGGCCCAGCAACCACCCGCACCCCAGCCGCCTCCAGCTGCCGAGCCAGCCGCTCCGCAGCCTGGGCGCCCTCGACGTCGACAATGA
- a CDS encoding RusA family crossover junction endodeoxyribonuclease, which translates to MADVLELQLPLPPREASPNNHASRLARMRAIGGYRAAVGVIARQAAARCGWRGDRPVRLSLTFGLRGGADGHYRPGDPDNALASCKPLLDGLVDAGVIVDDSWRWLEIGSIRCDRDAGPGVLVQLEVIE; encoded by the coding sequence ATGGCTGACGTGCTGGAGCTGCAGTTGCCGCTGCCGCCGCGTGAGGCGAGCCCGAACAACCACGCCTCTCGGCTGGCGAGGATGCGCGCCATCGGCGGCTACCGGGCGGCCGTCGGCGTCATCGCACGCCAGGCTGCCGCGCGATGCGGCTGGCGTGGTGACCGCCCGGTGCGGCTGTCGCTGACGTTTGGCCTGCGCGGGGGCGCAGATGGGCACTACCGTCCCGGCGACCCCGACAACGCGCTGGCGTCATGCAAGCCGCTGCTCGACGGGCTCGTCGACGCAGGGGTCATCGTCGACGACTCGTGGCGGTGGCTCGAGATCGGATCCATCCGGTGCGACCGGGATGCTGGCCCGGGCGTGCTGGTGCAGCTGGAGGTGATCGAGTGA
- a CDS encoding MarR family transcriptional regulator: MSGAAIVRARYRALDPGTSRQAASELNASGAARTQAAWFLAAVRDHPGLTASELAQLSGGRFDRYAANRRLADLERAGLVRKGEPRRAPSGRPEVTWWPAERQGVLL; this comes from the coding sequence ATGAGCGGGGCCGCCATCGTCCGCGCCCGCTACCGGGCCCTCGACCCCGGGACGTCGAGGCAGGCCGCCAGCGAGCTCAACGCATCGGGTGCGGCCCGGACGCAGGCGGCGTGGTTCCTCGCCGCGGTGCGCGACCATCCCGGGCTGACGGCATCCGAGCTCGCGCAGCTGTCTGGCGGCCGGTTCGACCGTTACGCCGCCAACCGCCGTTTGGCCGACCTCGAGCGCGCCGGGCTTGTGCGGAAGGGTGAGCCACGCCGGGCGCCGTCTGGCCGGCCGGAGGTCACGTGGTGGCCGGCCGAGCGCCAGGGGGTGCTGCTGTGA
- a CDS encoding ATP-binding protein — protein MSARGSSPPPPPEARLRIPARYAQARIANWEPPDGGPRRAAEAYVASWPPPKPVLLLAGDRGVGKTHLACGILREVLARHGVQGQFWPVVDLLDRLRRTADPDRATESLDDVQEQMLRVPLLVLDDLGAHRGTEWAEERLFGLIDARYRDSLPMVVTTNLTLQELAPRVRSRLVDTASSVVVQVSGPDRRMTPRGAA, from the coding sequence GTGAGCGCACGCGGCAGCTCTCCTCCGCCGCCGCCCGAGGCGCGGCTTCGCATCCCGGCGCGCTACGCCCAGGCCCGCATCGCCAACTGGGAGCCGCCGGATGGTGGACCGCGCCGCGCAGCCGAGGCCTACGTCGCATCGTGGCCGCCGCCGAAACCGGTGCTGCTCCTCGCGGGCGACCGCGGCGTCGGCAAGACGCACCTTGCCTGCGGCATCCTCCGCGAGGTGCTGGCCCGCCACGGTGTGCAGGGTCAGTTCTGGCCGGTGGTCGACCTGCTCGACCGCCTGCGCCGCACGGCCGACCCCGACCGAGCGACCGAGTCGCTCGACGACGTGCAGGAGCAGATGCTGCGCGTGCCGCTGCTGGTGCTGGATGACCTCGGCGCCCACCGCGGCACCGAGTGGGCAGAGGAGCGCCTGTTCGGGCTCATCGACGCCCGCTACCGGGACTCGCTGCCCATGGTGGTGACAACGAACCTGACGCTGCAGGAGCTGGCGCCGCGGGTCAGGTCGCGGCTGGTCGACACCGCGTCGTCGGTCGTGGTGCAGGTCTCAGGGCCAGACCGGCGGATGACGCCGCGAGGTGCCGCATGA
- a CDS encoding LexA family protein — protein sequence MRPLVSDLELLRAIAAHIEEHGVPPTYRELAQRVGIRHVSVAFYGTCRLIDRGWVRMAWFARSRAIRITDAGRAALDSATPAEVTA from the coding sequence GTGAGGCCGCTTGTCTCCGACCTCGAGCTCCTCCGGGCGATCGCCGCCCACATCGAGGAGCATGGCGTGCCGCCGACCTACCGGGAGCTCGCCCAGCGGGTCGGCATCCGGCACGTGTCGGTGGCGTTCTACGGCACATGCAGGCTCATCGACCGCGGCTGGGTACGGATGGCGTGGTTCGCCCGCTCGCGGGCCATCCGCATCACCGACGCCGGGCGAGCAGCCCTCGACTCAGCAACTCCAGCGGAGGTGACCGCATGA